In Xiphophorus couchianus chromosome 8, X_couchianus-1.0, whole genome shotgun sequence, the following proteins share a genomic window:
- the LOC114149934 gene encoding sialidase-3-like → MASMGSNEKTTVFQSREGEIFRIPALYYNNNEKKLFAFAEKRTTADDATSVALVMSEGTVDIDTATKKKTVKWSLPEEVVKKCSCGYRPMNPCAVYEKHTQTLFLFFIYVIGTEGFQIDNHWNKARLWYVTKKSDNKWSEVTEVTDVLPEMKHWSTFAIGPGHGIQTESGRMIVPAYAYTGPENEKAAPHAFCFYSDDYGKTWRCSKMLSEASIECQVAEIYDSKGHSLIYCNARSQGGYRVQAEIDDRGFHAITPVTPLVETGGGCEGSVISFPAQSGEPNTKWLLFCHPTNPKERLDLGVYRNNSPLNSNENCSGAWSKPWVINKGPSGYSDLAYIEDGWFACLMERGEKTYTEEIACFLFYDDLILQI, encoded by the exons ATGG CATCCATGGGCAGCAATGAAAAAACCACCGTCTTTCAGTCACGGGAGGGAGAAATATTCAGGATTCCAGCTCTTTACTACAACAACAATGAGAAAAAGCTCTTTGCCTTTGCAGAGAAGCGGACAACCGCAGATGATGCTACCTCAGTGGCTCTGGTCATGAGTGAAGGAACAGTGGACATTGACACAGCCACTAAGAAGAAGACGGTGAAG tGGTCTCTGCCTGAAGAAGTAGTGAAGAAGTGCTCCTGCGGATATCGTCCCATGAACCCGTGTGCAGTgtatgaaaaacacacacagacactgttCCTTTTCTTCATCTATGTCATAGGAACAGAAGGCTTTCAGATAGACAACCACTGGAACAAGGCCCGTCTGTGGTACGTCACAAAGAAGAGTGACAACAAGTGGAGTGAAGTTACTGAGGTGACCGACGTGCTGCCTGAGATGAAACACTGGTCCACATTTGCTATTGGACCGGGCCACGGCATTCAAACTGAGAGTGGCAGAATGATTGTTCCAGCTTATGCTTACACAGGCccagaaaatgaaaaagctgCTCCTCATGCATTCTGCTTTTATAGTGATGATTACGGTAAAACATGGCGTTGCAGTAAAATGCTGTCTGAAGCATCAATAGAATGTCAGGTGGCTGAGATTTATGATAGCAAGGGACACAGCTTGATCTACTGCAATGCTCGCAGTCAGGGAGGCTATAGAGTTCAAGCTGAGATTGATGACAGAGGTTTCCACGCAATAACGCCTGTTACACCCCTTGTGGAAACAGGTGGAGGCTGTGAGGGGAGTGTGATTTCCTTCCCAGCTCAGTCTGGAGAACCAAACACCAAGTGGCTACTTTTTTGTCATCCAACAAATCCAAAGGAAAGACTTGATTTGGGAGTTTATCGGAACAACTCCCCactaaattcaaatgaaaactgtAGTGGAGCTTGGAGCAAACCCTGGGTCATTAACAAGGGACCCAGTGGTTACTCTGATCTGGCCTACATTGAAGATGGCTGGTTTGCATGTCTGATGGAGCGTGGCGAGAAAACGTATACTGAAGAGATAGCATGTTTTCTGTTCTATGATGACCTCATATtgcaaatatga